In a genomic window of Drosophila takahashii strain IR98-3 E-12201 chromosome 3L, DtakHiC1v2, whole genome shotgun sequence:
- the LOC108066048 gene encoding solute carrier family 35 member C2: protein MVAAKYERLNSAEAGGGNGNGNGNGNASDAEDEEIELNLAQKTQQLNNGHRLRQSNFKYASGKSSGSVESRGAAGETATLAQEENMMMQMAVGTLAIIFLYLTLSISLTFYQTDINRQMPFPLAIVTYHLVVKFLLAALARRIYRLRMGRSRVQLDWRVALRKMAPTGVASAIDIGFSNWGLALVPISLYTMTKSSTIVFILLFAIALGLEKKSWYLVSIVGLIGTGLVMFTYKSTQFNALGFFFILFASLSSGLRWSFAQFIMQKSKLGLHNPIDMIYYMQPWMIASLVPLVMGIEGAKLAAVLEDLHKYTSSEITWAIARITAGALLAFLMEFTEFLVLCKTSSLTLSIAGIFKDICQLALAVTLKKDQLSVINYIGLVICLAGIVCHLLHKYSNMKETQRQQKDLEFDNDQDESSPGEYKFNSEGSAIVGVHVKSHSTLTVPLLEQTDSEDESGIDASNKQNASDVIFDVLKRRDMQR from the exons ATGGTGGCGGCCAAGTACGAGCGCCTGAATTCTGCTGAGGCGGGCggaggaaatggaaatgggaatggaaatggaaatgccaGCGATGCGGAAGACGAGGAGATCGAGCTCAACTTGGCCCAGAAAACTCAACAGCTGAACAATGGCCATCGTTTGCGTCAGAGCAACTTCAAATACGCCAGCGGAAAGTCGTCGGGTTCGGTGGAATCCCGTGGAGCGGCGGGAGAAACGGCCACGTTGGCCCAGGAGGAGAACATGATGATGCAAATGGCCGTGGGCACTCTGGCCATCATCTTCCTGTACTTAACACTCTCCATATCGCTGACCTTCTATCAAACGGACATCAACCGGCAGATGCCCTTTCCCCTGGCCATTGTCACCTATCATCTGGTGGTGAAGTTCCTGCTGGCCGCCTTGGCGCGGAGGATCTACAGGCTGCGGATGGGCCGGTCGAGGGTCCAGCTGGATTGGCGCGTGGCCCTGAGGAAGATGGCTCCAACGGGCGTGGCCAGTGCCATCGATATTGGGTTCTCCAACTGGGGATTGGCCCTGGTCCCCATTTCCCTGTACACCATGACCAAGTCATCGACCATCGTGTTCATCCTGCTGTTCGCCATCGCCTTGGGATTGGAAAAGAAG AGCTGGTATCTGGTGTCGATTGTGGGCCTGATAGGCACGGGCCTGGTGATGTTCACCTACAAGTCCACGCAGTTCAATGCCCTGGGCTTCTTTTTCATCCTCTTCGCCTCGCTAAGCAGCGGATTGCGCTGGAGTTTTGCGCAGTTCATAATGCAGAAATCGAAGCTGGGCTTGCACAACCCCATAGACATGATATACTACATGCAGCCGTGGATGATTGCCTCGCTGGTGCCGCTGGTTATGGGAATCGAAg GTGCCAAACTCGCCGCGGTTCTTGAAGATCTGCACAAATACACCTCGAGTGAGATAACCTGGGCCATTGCCAGGATCACAGCCGGCGCCCTGCTGGCCTTCCTCATGGAGTTCACCGAGTTCCTGGTGCTGTGCAAGACCTCCAGCCTGACCCTCTCGATAGCCGGCATTTTTAAGGACATCTGCCAGTTGGCGCTCGCGGTGACGCTGAAAAAAGACCAGCTGAGTGTTATCAACTACATTGGCCTGGTCATTTGCCTGGCTGGCATTGTTTGCCACCTGCTGCACAAGTACAGCAACATGAAGGAGACGCAGCGGCAGCAGAAGGACCTAGAATTCGACAACGACCAGGATGAGTCGTCGCCGGGGGAATATAAATTCAACAGCGAGGGCAGTGCCATTGTGGGTGTGCACGTGAAATCGCATTCCACGCTGACGGTGCCGCTGCTGGAGCAAACCGACTCGGAGGACGAGTCGGGCATTGATGCtagcaacaaacaaaacgCCTCCGATGTGATCTTCGATGTGCTGAAACGACGCGACATGCAGCGATGA
- the LOC108066051 gene encoding uncharacterized protein — MFRLQQSQPDPAEEQKRVASEVRFNFLLFGTIIAVVRLAPVVLQHLNTA, encoded by the exons atGTTCCGCCTCCAACAATCGCAGCCCGATCCCGCCGAGGAGCAGAAACGCGTGGCCTCCGAAGTCCGCTTCAATTTCCTTCTTTTTGGCACCATAATCGCGGTCGTTCGTTTGG CTCCTGTGGTCCTGCAGCACTTAAACACCGCCTAG
- the CycJ gene encoding cyclin-J isoform X1, with product MDQNLAAEQNIFVVTPKPEKIRPQTDVERLSKTHWLSDYARDIFFTMREQELRRLPMFFLSNQVEERPKCVEFLQLVAQTHKLGRCATHLAVYYLDRFEDYYQVRPDKLFLVALTCLHLAAQIENTDAFIPRYSELNQMVRNVYAVSEYKVVERTLLCFLNFELVRPTTASFVELFACSFVTRCDYAAYNEMLDECERSDNMLAYRRYESFEQMLGFLAQLLLRLADYTLNIARFTSELPSLLAAACIAAVRQVSGMKRWSPYLTELTSYSEDHVVPYLDPLTDYLYYQMIQPICDYSSAQSQNSQNLASPDSGFEESLAESTEFLVTDEVVTVEVETYNIITVQLQDSLPEIPANLKRPRSEDNQENPQPLKQARLQKEPKDL from the exons ATGGACCAGAATTTGGCTGCCGAGCAGAACATCTTCGTGGTCACCCCCAAACCCGAGAAGATTCGCCCGCAAACGGACGTGGAA CGCCTGTCGAAGACGCACTGGCTCAGCGACTATGCCCGGGATATATTCTTCACCATGAGGGAGCAGGAACTCCGCCGTCTGCCCATGTTCTTCCTTTCGAACCAAGTGGAGGAGCGCCCGAAGTGCGTGGAGTTCCTGCAACTGGTGGCCCAAACCCACAAATTGGGTCGCTGTGCCACGCACTTGG CCGTTTATTACCTGGATCGCTTCGAGGACTACTACCAAGTGCGACCGGACAAGCTCTTCCTGGTGGCCCTCACCTGTCTTCATCTAGCAGCTCAGATTGAAAACACCGATGCGTTCATCCCACGCTATAGCGAGTTGAACCAGATGGTTCGAAATGTCTATGCCGTATCCGAATACAAGGTGGTGGAGAGGACATTGCTGTGCTTCCTGAACTTCGAGCTAGTGCGTCCCACGACGGCAAGTTTTGTGGAGCTCTTCGCCTGCAGTTTTGTCACCCGCTGCGATTATGCGGCCTACAACGAGATGTTGGATGAGTGCGAGAGGAGTGATAATATGCTGGCATATCGGCGATATGAGAGCTTCGAGCAAATGCTGGGTTTCTTAGCTCAGCTGCTGCTTCGCTTGGCGGACTATACTTTGAATA TTGCCAGGTTTACCAGTGAACTGCCCTCCCTTTTGGCCGCGGCCTGCATTGCTGCTGTTCGGCAGGTCAGCGGTATGAAGCGCTGGTCGCCTTACCTCACCGAACTGACCTCCTACAGCGAGGACCATGTAGTGCCCTATCTGGATCCCCTAACCGACTATCTGTACTACCAGATGATTCAGCCCATTTGCGACTATTCATCTGCTCAAAGCCAAAACAGCCAGAACTTGGCCAGTCCCGATTCTGGATTTGAGGAATCGCTGGCTGAAAGCACCGAGTTTTTGGTCACCGATGAAGTGGTCACTGTGGAGGTGGAGACCTACAACATTATCACCGTGCAGCTGCAGGACTCTCTGCCCGAAATACCAGCCAATCTTAAACGCCCGCGCAGCGAAGACAATCAAGAAAATCCCCAGCCTTTGAAACAAGCCAGACTCCAGAAAGAACCCAAAGATTTGTAG
- the LOC138912977 gene encoding uncharacterized protein produces MSNEASGSITIKEEASTSGSASNIPVESPETEAKKPEIGADKAESLTEAEGEKAAETTETHLKRLQNLRKELSYLSETDWMYESLDKKAAQ; encoded by the exons ATGTCCAACGAAGCATCCGGAAGTATTACTATCAAAGAAGAAGCATCCACGAGCGGATCGGCTAGCAATATTCCAGTGGAATCCCCAGAAACAGag gCTAAGAAACCGGAGATCGGCGCTGACAAGGCGGAATCGCTGACCGAAGCCGAGGGCGAGAAGGCGGCGGAGACGACGGAGACCCACTTGAAGCGACTGCAGAATCTGCGCAAGGAATTGAGCTACCTCAGCGAAACCGACTGGATGTACGAGAGTCTCGACAAGAAGGCGGCGCAGTAG
- the armi gene encoding probable RNA helicase armi: protein MFTYVRKFFANPDRDRELIMECLDRENRFLDQKIMEEKMDRQLQANPSEMDGVITNQMGDLSLGLSALDINKEGACTARKGVITSLASDRGVIDKDVFFDSKVAEDIFLELHVGCVVEYLTFRKGENTRVVKVKRIVEHNWEDSNHNKIEEALDKLKNEKPTCFNTQMRSVLGLIRQRMAASIDVETEYGQLTVELDNIEMTFIPKTGDRVRLECNIQLDDGFVDKQGEILQVSKMFPTRIQQAEKCIVERVYTDLAVLGPEIYVLKADVPTGVDLHLGDFVLADLIECQYSKFTRRAIKITPLEKNFGATRVTSQGSSGSASSGQAVTVTGINRFITTELWQKQSVSLKLTNNLNRKLRLESIVVSNDSESQLSVMEPLEPTDIGSGAEITLLFEIHTQFLGEATENYELIFDRFKVKRSFTVIVCETKEEAAEAEKRMIAAETLIAPGRNIHQRSRFYANQVWCNKVEVIPGEHIVTKRRFVALRLGFFEVPEKLRQIYLTVERRQEMFDAIEQQYSCILEPLSISNYVQRFGLFLHLEEIECFVSFRNYDRDRAHFLRDGEFLALQIENLAERRPSLVVGDTVRAIDPWADPGARSNKSYEGIIHKVLFNRVLLKFNASFQEKYNGEDYRLEFYFSRYSFRKQHHAISKIVSTMGEDFLFPSKVTKRENPQLEVRMVGDDMYLYDSKLPWYNSSLNCIQKRAVFNILRGEAEDIPYVIFGPPGTGKTVTLVETLLQLVRNLPGARILVGCPSNSSADLVTKRLIDCNVLLQGDFIRLVSHNQVERDLIPPELMSYCATADFGSVGSCEDKMMVTESGLKLRCQAKFMGTHRITISTCTTLGNFLQMGFPPGHFTHVLFDEAGQSTEPETIVPIVMLTKKRSQVILAGDPRQLQAVVVNRFAGNRGFSMSFLERLLERSPYRKDLQRYPESSGYNPCVLTKLLYNYRALPSIMSTYSKLFYDDELIPVVSDKDSREFRLLSKLRCVFEPEKDMPQAHGTFFYGIMGENRQENDSPSWYNPQEVKEVFLMTIALYRANVTPEQIGILTPYLKQVKMLRNMFIGTDVAMPKIGSVEEFQGQERDIMLISTVRSSESILRMDARLSLGFVGCNKRMNVAVSRARALMIIFGNPHLLAIDECWRQLILFCANNNAYFGCDLPKSIVNQEDEDPVQLETFVP, encoded by the exons atgTTCACATACGTTCGCAAGTTTTTCGCCAACCCGGATCGCGACCGGGAGCTAATCATGGAGTGTTTGGATCGGGAGAATCGCTTTCTGGATCAGAAAATAATGGAGGAGAAGATGGACCGTCAGCTTCAGGCGAATCCCTCCGAAATGGATGGAGTTATCACGAACCAGATGGGTGATCTTTCGCTGGGATTATCTGCGTTGGATATTAATAAAGAAGGTGCCTGTACCGCCAGAAAGGGAGTCATCACCAGTTTGGCCAGCGATCGTGGAGTCATAGATAAGGATGTCTTCTTCGACAGCAAGGTGGCCGAGGATATCTTCTTGGAGCTCCACGTCGGCTGTGTGGTGGAGTATCTGACCTTCAGGAAGGGAGAAAACACGCGGGTGGTCAAGGTGAAGCGCATCGTGGAGCACAATTGGGAGGATTCGAACCATAATAAG ATTGAAGAAGCTCTTGACAAACTGAAGAACGAGAAGCCCACCTGCTTCAACACCCAGATGAGAAGCGTTTTGGGCCTGATTCGCCAGCGAATGGCCGCCTCCATCGACGTGGAGACGGAGTACGGACAGCTAACCGTCGAACTGGACAACATCGAGATGACCTTCATACCCAAGACGGGCGACCGCGTGCGCCTGGAGTGCAACATTCAGCTGGACGATGGATTCGTGGACAAGCAGGGAGAGATTCTGCAGGTCAGCAAGATGTTTCCCACGCGCATCCAGCAGGCGGAAAAGTGCATCGTGGAGCGGGTTTACACGGATCTAGCGGTGCTGGGTCCGGAAATCTATGTGCTAAAGGCAGATGTGCCCACAGGTGTGGATCTTCACCTGGGCGACTTTGTGCTCGCCGATCTTATCGAGTGTCAGTAT TCTAAATTCACCAGACGCGCCATTAAAATTACTCCcctggagaaaaactttgggGCCACTAGGGTCACTTCGCAGGGCTCTTCGGGTTCCGCCAGCAGTGGACAGGCGGTTACAGTTACTGGTATTAACCGCTTCATCACCACGGAGCTCTGGCAAAAGCAGAGTGTATCCCTCAAGTTGACCAACAATCTCAATCGCAAGTTGCGCCTGGAGAGCATAGTGGTCTCAAACGACAGTGAATCCCAGTTGAGTGTGATGGAACCGCTGGAGCCCACGGATATTGGCAGTGGCGCCGAGATAACCTTGCTCTTCGAGATTCACACACAGTTCCTGGGCGAAGCCACTGAAAATTATGAACTGATTTTCGATCGTTTCAAGGTGAAGCGTTCGTTTACTGTCATCGTTTGCGAAACCAAGGAGGAAGCCGCCGAAGCGGAGAAGCGCATGATAGCCGCCGAAACTCTGATTGCACCCGGTCGCAATATCCACCAGAGATCCAGATTTTATGCCAATCAGGTTTGGTGCAACAAGGTGGAGGTGATTCCAGGTGAACACATCGTAACCAAGCGGCGTTTTGTGGCCCTGCGATTGGGTTTCTTTGAG GTCCCTGAGAAATTGCGACAAATCTATTTAACCGTTGAGAGGCGTCAGGAAATGTTTGATGCCATCGAGCAGCAGTATTCGTGCATCCTGGAGCCCCTGAGCATTAGTAACTATGTGCAGCGCTTCGGTTTGTTCCTGCATCTCGAGGAGATCGAGTGCTTCGTGAGCTTCCGCAACTACGATCGCGATCGAGCCCATTTCCTGCGGGATGGAGAGTTTCTGGCGCTGCAGATCGAGAATCTGGCCGAGCGTCGTCCCTCGCTGGTCGTGGGCGATACAGTGCGCGCCATAGATCCGTGGGCGGATCCAGGGGCAAGGAGCAACAAGTCCTACGAGGGCATCATCCACAAGGTGCTCTTCAATCGCGTGCTGCTCAAGTTCAACGCCAGTTTCCAGGAGAAATACAATGGCGAGGATTATCGTTTGGAGTTCTACTTCTCACGGTATTCGTTCCGCAAGCAGCACCATGCCATCTCGAAGATTGTCAGCACCATGGGCGAGGATTTCCTGTTTCCCAGCAAGGTGACCAAGCGCGAGAATCCCCAGCTGGAGGTGCGAATGGTGGGCGATGATATGTACCTGTATGATTCGAAGTTACCCTGGTACAATTCCTCACTCAATTGCATTCAAAAGAGGGCTGTCTTTAATATTCTGCGTGGTGAGGCCGAGGATATTCCTTATGTGATCTTTGGACCGCCGGGAACTGGGAAAACCGTGACTCTGGTGGAGACTCTCCTACAGTTGGTTAGAAATCTGCCAGGTGCTCGCATCCTAGTGGGTTGCCCATCGAATAGCTCTGCGGATTTGGTGACCAAGCGATTGATTGACTGCAATGTTTTGCTCCAGGGAGATTTCATACGTCTAGTGTCGCATAATCAAGTGGAAAGGGATTTGATTCCGCCCGAATTGATGAGCTACTGCGCCACCGCGGATTTCGGTTCAGTTGGCAGCTGTGAGGATAAG ATGATGGTCACCGAATCGGGATTGAAGCTGCGCTGCCAGGCCAAGTTTATGGGCACTCACCGCATCACCATCTCCACCTGCACCACTCTGGGAAACTTTCTGCAGATGGGCTTCCCGCCGGGTCACTTTACCCACGTTCTTTTCGATGAGGCGGGTCAGAGCACCGAACCAGAGACCATTGTGCCTATTGTAATGCTCACGAAGAAACGCAGTCAGGTGATTCTCGCTGGTGATCCTCGCCAGCTGCAGGCTGTGGTGGTCAATAGATTTGCGGGGAATAGGGGATTTTCCATGTCCTTTCTAGAGAGATTGCTGGAACGTTCGCCTTATAGAAAGGATCTTCAGCGATATCCCGAAAGTTCGGGCTATAATCCGTGTGTACTGACCAAATTATTGTACAACTATCGAGCTTTACCCTCCATAATGAGCACCTATAGCAAACTCTTCTACGATGACGAACTGATTCCGGTGGTTTCCGACAAGGATTCAAGGGAATTTCGATTGCTATCCAAACTACGTTGTGTTTTTGAGCCCGAAAAGGATATGCCGCAAGCGCATGGGACTTTCTTCTATGGAATCATGGGGGAAAATAGGCAGGAAAACGATTCCCCTTCGTGGTACAATCCCCAGGAAGTCAAGGAGGTGTTCCTCATGACTATAGCATTGTATCGCGCCAATGTGACGCCAGAACAGATCGGAATACTCACTCCATATTTAAAGCAGGTGAAAATGCTGCGAAATATGTTCATTGGCACCGATGTGGCCATGCCGAAGATTGGTTCCGTTGAGGAGTTTCAGGGACAG GAACGTGACATTATGCTCATCTCTACAGTgcgttcatcggaatcgaTCCTACGAATGGATGCCCGTCTATCCCTAGGATTCGTGGGTTGCAACAAGCGGATGAACGTGGCTGTTTCCCGGGCTCGAGCTTTGATGATCATCTTCGGGAATCCCCATCTCCTAGCCATCGACGAATGCTGGCGCCAACTCATCCTGTTTTGTGCCAACAATAACGCCTATTTTGGCTGTGATTTGCCCAAATCTATCGTAAATCAGGAGGATGAGGACCCTGTTCAGTTGGAGACATTCGTGCCTTAA
- the LOC108066032 gene encoding zinc finger protein 501-like, whose translation MESSICRACLIPYENMVNIFDANHESGISIAKMISQCTGCKVEKDDLLPKTICAACLQNARNSFDIIETYERSHHFFCYFKELREEERENKGSHCSEEETNEEDKSIGDNRQEKTLEIDQIDSEDRMESSEEDLEKMASGKNPLQCLQCSKILSTKYNLKIHLRTHTGKRPFKCSHCPKSFTRSAHLDLHLRVHTGERPFKCSQCPKSFKYSSNLTKHLRVHTGERPYKCSHCPKSFAQSIVLYRHLRVHTGERPFKCSQCPKSFTNSSHLSNHLRVHTGERPFKCSQCPKSFTNSSHLSNHLRVHTGERPFKCSQCQKSFKDSSNLTKHLRVHTGERPFKCSQCQKSFKDSSNLTKHLRVHTGERPH comes from the coding sequence ATGGAGTCTTCAATATGTCGTGCTTGCCTGATACCTTACGAAAATATGGTCAATATTTTCGATGCGAATCACGAATCCGGGATTTCCATTGCAAAGATGATTTCTCAGTGCACCGGTTGTAAAGTGGAAAAAGACGATCTACTACCCAAAACCATTTGCGCAGCCTGTCTGCAGAATGCACGGAATTCATTCGATATTATTGAAACGTATGAAAGAAGCCACCACTTCTTTTGCTACTTTAAAGAATTAAGGGAGGAGGAACGCGAGAATAAAGGATCCCATTGCTCTGAGGAAGAGACAAACGAAGAAGATAAATCAATTGGAGACAATCGCCAAGAAAAAACACTCGAAATAGATCAGATCGATTCCGAAGATAGGATGGAGAGCTCTGAAGAAGATTTAGAGAAAATGGCTTCAGGAAAAAACCCATTGCAGTGTTTACAATGCTCAAAGATTTTATCAACTAAATATAATCTAAAAATTCACTTGCGAACTCACACGGGAAAAAGGCCTTTCAAGTGTTCCCACTGTCCAAAGTCTTTTACTCGATCTGCACATCTAGATTTGCACTTGCGAGTCCACACAGGAGAACGACCCTTCAAGTGTTCTCAATGTCCAAagtcttttaaatattcatcaaATCTAACTAAGCACTTGCGAGTCCACACAGGAGAACGACCATATAAGTGTTCCCACTGTCCAAAGTCTTTTGCACAATCTATAGTTCTATATAGGCACTTGCGAGTCCACACAGGAGAACGACCCTTCAAGTGTTCCCAATGTCCAAAGTCTTTTACAAATTCTTCACATctgtctaatcacttgcgagTCCACACAGGAGAACGACCCTTCAAGTGTTCCCAATGTCCAAAGTCTTTTACAAATTCTTCACATctgtctaatcacttgcgagTCCACACAGGAGAACGACCCTTCAAGTGTTCTCAATGTCAAAAGTCTTTTAAAGATTCATCAAATCTAACTAAGCACTTGCGAGTCCACACAGGAGAACGACCCTTCAAGTGTTCTCAATGTCAAAAGTCTTTTAAAGATTCATCAAATCTAACTAAGCACTTGCGAGTCCACACAGGAGAACGACCACATTAG
- the CycJ gene encoding cyclin-J isoform X2, with product MDQNLAAEQNIFVVTPKPEKIRPQTDVERLSKTHWLSDYARDIFFTMREQELRRLPMFFLSNQVEERPKCVEFLQLVAQTHKLGRCATHLAVYYLDRFEDYYQVRPDKLFLVALTCLHLAAQIENTDAFIPRYSELNQMVRNVYAVSEYKVVERTLLCFLNFELVRPTTASFVELFACSFVTRCDYAAYNEMLDECERSDNMLAYRRYESFEQMLGFLAQLLLRLADYTLNSLPVNCPPFWPRPALLLFGRSAV from the exons ATGGACCAGAATTTGGCTGCCGAGCAGAACATCTTCGTGGTCACCCCCAAACCCGAGAAGATTCGCCCGCAAACGGACGTGGAA CGCCTGTCGAAGACGCACTGGCTCAGCGACTATGCCCGGGATATATTCTTCACCATGAGGGAGCAGGAACTCCGCCGTCTGCCCATGTTCTTCCTTTCGAACCAAGTGGAGGAGCGCCCGAAGTGCGTGGAGTTCCTGCAACTGGTGGCCCAAACCCACAAATTGGGTCGCTGTGCCACGCACTTGG CCGTTTATTACCTGGATCGCTTCGAGGACTACTACCAAGTGCGACCGGACAAGCTCTTCCTGGTGGCCCTCACCTGTCTTCATCTAGCAGCTCAGATTGAAAACACCGATGCGTTCATCCCACGCTATAGCGAGTTGAACCAGATGGTTCGAAATGTCTATGCCGTATCCGAATACAAGGTGGTGGAGAGGACATTGCTGTGCTTCCTGAACTTCGAGCTAGTGCGTCCCACGACGGCAAGTTTTGTGGAGCTCTTCGCCTGCAGTTTTGTCACCCGCTGCGATTATGCGGCCTACAACGAGATGTTGGATGAGTGCGAGAGGAGTGATAATATGCTGGCATATCGGCGATATGAGAGCTTCGAGCAAATGCTGGGTTTCTTAGCTCAGCTGCTGCTTCGCTTGGCGGACTATACTTTGAATA GTTTACCAGTGAACTGCCCTCCCTTTTGGCCGCGGCCTGCATTGCTGCTGTTCGGCAGGTCAGCGGTATGA